Proteins encoded by one window of Vibrio panuliri:
- a CDS encoding phosphoribosyltransferase, which translates to MCNTPTQNTTAPHHFIGEVVLSTEQIAQGVQTVANRINQQFAGEKVVFVSVVPGGILFTADLMRKLEGQVKLDYVSCHHTPGSRTNNSEIIYQQNVSINDAHVILLDDAIESGGTMKRVAAYFAAQEGVKSVSIATLFVKPGRIDLPFQQLFAYEMENDDMLIGYGLSWQEHFHNLPYVAKLVSEE; encoded by the coding sequence ATGTGCAACACCCCTACACAAAACACGACAGCTCCACACCATTTTATTGGTGAAGTCGTTCTCTCCACTGAACAAATCGCGCAAGGTGTCCAAACCGTTGCCAACCGCATTAACCAGCAGTTTGCTGGCGAGAAGGTGGTATTTGTCTCCGTGGTACCTGGCGGTATTCTTTTCACTGCCGACTTGATGAGAAAGCTCGAGGGCCAAGTCAAACTAGACTATGTGTCTTGCCACCACACGCCAGGCTCTCGAACCAATAACTCGGAAATTATCTATCAGCAGAATGTCAGCATTAACGATGCTCACGTGATTTTATTGGACGATGCCATTGAGTCTGGTGGCACAATGAAGCGAGTGGCCGCCTATTTCGCAGCACAAGAGGGCGTCAAATCAGTCTCAATCGCCACTTTGTTCGTCAAACCGGGTCGTATTGATCTTCCGTTCCAACAGCTGTTTGCTTACGAGATGGAGAACGATGACATGCTGATTGGCTATGGCTTATCTTGGCAAGAGCATTTCCACAACCTGCCTTACGTTGCCAAACTAGTCAGCGAAGAGTAA
- a CDS encoding Tex family protein, with the protein MSQAICKLIAQELNVRPEQVTAAVNLIDDGNTVPFIARYRKEVTGGLDDTQLRNLDSRLAYLRELDDRRQTILKSIQEQGKLTAELEQEIHQADSKTRLEDLYLPYKPKRRTKGQIAIEAGLEPLADTLWNQPQTEPESEAAKYHNAEHGITDNKAALDGARAIIMERIAEDANLLEKIRNHLNRNAELVARVVAGQEQAGEKFKDYFEHNEALNKVPSHRALAMLRGRNEGFLTLAMNADPEQEEGVRQSYCETLIADHYGISLSQAPADVWRKQVISWAWRIKVSMHMETELMGAMKERAEIEAIEVFATNLKDLLMAAPAGPRATLGLDPGLRTGSKIAIVDATGKLLATETIYPHPPQNQYDKSAQIVEQLVRKYNVDLIAIGNGTASRETDSFVADVIKRGNLKAQKIMVSEAGASVYSASELAANEFPNLDVSLRGAVSIARRLQDPLAELVKIDPKSIGVGQYQHDVSQSMLAKRLDAVVEDCVNAVGVDVNTASAALLNRVAGLSTTLAQNIVDYRDENGRFESRTTLKKVARLGPKAFEQCAGFLRIMDGKNPLDASSVHPEAYPVVKAIAEKNGKQVKALIGDSAFLKALHAVDYTDDSFGLPTVTDIIKELDKPGRDPRPEFKTATFADGVNSVSDLEVGMVLEGVVSNVANFGAFVDIGVHQDGLVHISALTDRFVSDPREVVKAGDIVKVKVMEVDVQRKRIALSMRLNDEPGQDNRAQRSSAPRTSNHSRPQGQRRREDTSGNNAMGGAFAAAFAKAKR; encoded by the coding sequence ATGAGCCAAGCTATCTGTAAACTAATTGCTCAGGAACTGAATGTACGTCCTGAGCAAGTAACTGCTGCTGTTAACCTAATTGATGATGGTAACACAGTGCCATTTATCGCTCGTTACCGAAAGGAGGTTACGGGCGGTCTAGACGACACCCAACTACGTAACCTAGACAGCCGTTTGGCATACTTACGTGAGCTGGATGACCGTCGTCAAACCATTCTTAAATCGATTCAAGAGCAAGGCAAACTGACGGCTGAGCTTGAGCAAGAGATTCACCAAGCTGATAGCAAAACGCGCTTGGAAGACCTCTACTTACCCTACAAGCCGAAGCGCCGCACCAAAGGGCAAATTGCGATTGAAGCTGGGCTTGAGCCTTTAGCTGATACGCTATGGAATCAGCCACAAACTGAGCCAGAGAGCGAAGCGGCGAAATATCACAATGCAGAGCATGGCATCACGGATAACAAAGCGGCGCTGGATGGCGCGCGTGCAATTATCATGGAGCGTATTGCCGAAGATGCTAACTTGCTTGAGAAAATCCGTAATCACCTTAATCGCAATGCTGAATTAGTGGCTCGCGTAGTGGCAGGACAAGAGCAAGCGGGCGAGAAGTTTAAAGACTACTTTGAACACAATGAAGCGCTTAATAAAGTGCCATCACACCGTGCGTTGGCGATGTTGCGTGGTCGCAATGAGGGCTTCTTAACTCTAGCGATGAATGCCGATCCTGAGCAGGAAGAAGGCGTACGCCAATCTTACTGCGAAACTTTGATCGCCGATCATTACGGTATTTCATTGAGCCAAGCGCCAGCAGATGTGTGGCGTAAACAGGTGATCAGTTGGGCATGGCGCATCAAAGTGTCGATGCACATGGAAACTGAGCTGATGGGGGCGATGAAAGAGCGTGCGGAGATCGAAGCGATAGAAGTGTTCGCGACTAACCTCAAAGACCTATTAATGGCAGCGCCAGCCGGCCCTCGTGCCACTTTGGGCTTAGACCCAGGTTTACGTACTGGCTCAAAAATCGCCATCGTTGATGCGACAGGTAAGCTATTGGCGACGGAAACCATTTATCCTCACCCACCACAAAATCAATATGATAAATCGGCACAAATTGTTGAGCAGTTGGTGCGTAAATACAACGTTGACTTGATTGCGATTGGTAATGGTACCGCTTCGCGCGAAACAGACAGTTTCGTTGCCGATGTGATTAAACGTGGCAACTTAAAAGCGCAGAAAATTATGGTTAGTGAAGCGGGGGCATCGGTGTACTCAGCTTCTGAGTTGGCAGCGAATGAGTTTCCAAACCTCGACGTATCTCTGCGTGGTGCGGTGTCAATCGCTCGTCGTCTGCAAGATCCATTGGCTGAGCTTGTGAAGATTGATCCTAAGTCGATTGGGGTTGGTCAATATCAGCATGACGTTAGCCAATCGATGCTGGCAAAACGTCTTGATGCGGTGGTGGAAGACTGTGTAAACGCCGTTGGTGTGGATGTAAACACCGCTTCGGCAGCACTACTTAACCGTGTGGCAGGCTTGTCGACCACATTGGCACAAAACATTGTCGATTACCGTGATGAAAATGGTCGCTTTGAAAGCCGTACCACATTGAAGAAAGTGGCGCGTCTTGGACCAAAAGCGTTCGAGCAGTGTGCGGGCTTCCTACGTATTATGGATGGCAAAAACCCGCTGGATGCATCTTCTGTTCACCCAGAAGCTTATCCTGTGGTTAAAGCGATTGCTGAGAAGAATGGTAAGCAGGTTAAAGCCCTGATTGGGGATTCTGCTTTTCTAAAAGCGCTACATGCCGTTGACTACACTGACGATAGCTTTGGTCTGCCGACGGTTACTGACATTATCAAAGAGCTGGATAAACCGGGCCGTGACCCGCGCCCAGAGTTTAAGACAGCGACCTTTGCTGATGGCGTTAACTCAGTTTCTGATTTGGAAGTGGGTATGGTTTTGGAAGGCGTGGTGTCTAATGTGGCGAACTTCGGCGCATTTGTTGATATCGGTGTCCACCAAGATGGTTTAGTGCATATTTCCGCTCTAACCGATCGCTTTGTCTCTGATCCACGTGAAGTAGTGAAAGCGGGGGATATCGTCAAAGTCAAAGTAATGGAAGTCGATGTGCAGCGTAAACGTATTGCGTTGTCGATGCGTCTAAATGATGAACCAGGACAAGATAACCGCGCACAGCGCAGTTCTGCCCCTCGCACTAGCAATCATTCACGTCCACAAGGTCAACGCCGCCGTGAAGACACTTCTGGTAACAATGCCATGGGTGGAGCGTTTGCAGCTGCGTTTGCTAAAGCGAAACGCTAA
- the ompR gene encoding osmolarity response regulator transcription factor OmpR, whose product MQENHKILVVDDDARLRALLERYLSEQGFQVRSVANGEQMDRLLTRENFHLMVLDLMLPGEDGLSICRRLRNANNELPILMLTAKGDEIDRIVGLEVGADDYLPKPFNPRELLARIKAVLRRQTIELPGAPSSEESVVEFGEFRLNLGTREMYRGDEAMPLTSGEFAVLKALVTNAREPLSRDKLMNMARGREYSAMERSIDVQISRLRRMLEVDPSKPRYIQTVWGLGYVFVPDGKEA is encoded by the coding sequence ATGCAAGAAAATCATAAAATACTCGTAGTAGATGACGATGCTCGATTACGTGCCCTGTTGGAGCGATACCTATCAGAGCAAGGCTTTCAGGTGCGCAGTGTCGCGAATGGTGAGCAAATGGATCGCTTACTGACTCGTGAAAACTTCCATTTGATGGTGCTCGATTTAATGCTACCGGGTGAAGACGGGCTCTCTATCTGCCGTCGCCTGCGCAATGCCAACAATGAATTACCGATCCTGATGCTAACTGCAAAAGGCGATGAAATTGACCGCATCGTTGGCTTGGAAGTGGGGGCGGATGACTATCTGCCGAAACCATTTAACCCACGTGAGTTACTCGCGCGCATCAAAGCAGTCCTGCGTCGTCAAACTATTGAGCTACCGGGAGCACCAAGCTCTGAGGAATCCGTAGTTGAGTTTGGTGAGTTTCGCTTAAACCTAGGTACTCGAGAAATGTACCGCGGTGATGAAGCCATGCCGCTCACCTCAGGGGAGTTTGCTGTATTAAAAGCGCTAGTGACCAATGCCCGTGAGCCCCTCTCACGCGACAAGCTAATGAACATGGCTCGCGGACGTGAATACTCCGCGATGGAGCGCTCGATCGATGTACAGATCTCACGCCTTCGCCGTATGTTGGAAGTCGACCCAAGTAAACCGCGCTACATTCAAACTGTGTGGGGACTGGGCTACGTGTTTGTGCCCGACGGTAAAGAAGCCTAA
- a CDS encoding ATP-dependent Lon protease, with amino-acid sequence MIVSPTNVSVPLIAPSVNVHTEQTARDNRIRQPIVPTVALAKSNAERKINAEDKRRRESAWDPAEHPNYGADDEHAINASQHDPPKNSLDRLFELLALSSYSDQQGKGYAMRFRLPKRVIDAAITEGKMAKRRVVIKFRYGHAVAPNTPSEVIAVL; translated from the coding sequence ATGATCGTGTCACCCACAAACGTGAGCGTGCCACTTATCGCCCCATCGGTGAATGTGCATACGGAACAAACTGCGCGAGACAATCGAATTCGTCAGCCAATTGTCCCAACGGTTGCACTAGCCAAAAGTAATGCTGAACGTAAAATCAATGCGGAAGATAAGCGCCGACGAGAGTCGGCGTGGGATCCCGCAGAACATCCAAACTATGGCGCCGATGATGAGCACGCAATCAATGCCTCTCAACATGACCCGCCAAAAAATAGCTTGGATCGTTTGTTTGAGTTGCTCGCGTTGTCGAGCTACAGCGATCAGCAAGGTAAAGGCTACGCAATGCGGTTTCGTTTACCCAAGCGCGTTATCGATGCAGCGATAACCGAAGGGAAAATGGCCAAGCGTCGGGTCGTAATTAAGTTTCGTTATGGTCATGCGGTTGCGCCAAATACCCCTTCAGAGGTCATTGCGGTGTTGTAG
- the nfuA gene encoding Fe-S biogenesis protein NfuA, giving the protein MSNPITISQSAQEHFAKLLAQQPEGTNIRVFVVNPGTQNAECGVSYCPPEAVEATDTELKFEVLSAYVDELSLPFLEDAEIDYVTDKMGSQLTLKAPNAKMRKVADDAPLVERVEYVIQTQVNPQLAGHGGHVSLMEITEDGIAIVAFGGGCNGCSMVDVTLKEGIEKELLQQFEGELTAVRDATEHDRGEHSYY; this is encoded by the coding sequence GTGTCAAATCCTATTACTATTAGCCAAAGCGCTCAAGAACACTTTGCTAAGCTGCTTGCTCAGCAGCCAGAAGGTACTAACATCCGCGTATTCGTGGTAAACCCAGGAACGCAAAATGCAGAGTGTGGGGTGTCTTACTGCCCACCAGAAGCGGTTGAAGCTACAGATACAGAGTTGAAGTTCGAAGTACTGTCCGCGTACGTAGATGAGCTTAGTCTGCCGTTTCTTGAAGATGCGGAGATTGATTACGTCACGGATAAAATGGGTTCTCAGCTAACACTGAAAGCACCCAATGCAAAAATGCGTAAAGTGGCCGACGATGCTCCACTGGTTGAGCGTGTAGAGTATGTTATCCAAACTCAAGTAAACCCTCAGTTGGCAGGGCATGGCGGTCACGTTAGTTTGATGGAAATTACTGAAGACGGTATTGCTATCGTAGCATTTGGCGGTGGCTGTAACGGCTGTTCAATGGTTGACGTTACGCTTAAAGAAGGCATCGAAAAAGAACTACTGCAACAGTTTGAAGGTGAGTTAACAGCAGTTCGCGACGCTACTGAGCACGATCGCGGTGAGCACTCATACTACTGA
- the bioH gene encoding pimeloyl-ACP methyl ester esterase BioH has product MVEIETTATELHWQSFGEGKDLVLLHGWGMNGAVWQQTAQRLSQHFRVHIVDLPGFGHSHQASFSSLADLTQQVLNEAPAQAVWLGWSLGGLVASHIALHHPERISALITVASSPCFAEQKPWRGIQAKVLKAFTAQLIDDFQLTIERFIALQAMGSPSARQDLKALKQAVLSRPMPNQQALLAGLNLLGEVDYRQRLHQVEIPTLRLYGRLDGLVPIQVAEDVAALMPNSQSYVFSQSSHAPFMTELEEFCQQITHFCHLTR; this is encoded by the coding sequence GTGGTAGAGATTGAGACAACAGCAACAGAGTTACACTGGCAGAGTTTTGGTGAAGGCAAAGATCTTGTTCTGCTGCATGGCTGGGGAATGAATGGCGCAGTATGGCAGCAAACTGCACAACGGTTAAGCCAACACTTTCGCGTCCATATTGTCGACTTACCTGGCTTTGGTCATAGTCATCAAGCCAGTTTCAGTTCTCTCGCAGATTTAACCCAACAAGTACTCAATGAGGCCCCTGCACAAGCCGTCTGGCTAGGGTGGTCACTCGGTGGACTTGTCGCCTCACATATTGCTTTACATCACCCAGAACGCATTAGCGCTTTAATCACTGTAGCCAGTTCTCCTTGCTTTGCCGAACAGAAACCTTGGCGAGGCATTCAAGCTAAGGTACTCAAAGCTTTCACCGCTCAATTAATCGATGATTTTCAGCTTACTATCGAGCGTTTTATTGCCCTGCAAGCAATGGGCAGCCCATCCGCTAGACAAGATCTCAAGGCACTCAAACAAGCGGTTCTGTCACGCCCGATGCCTAATCAGCAAGCATTATTGGCAGGGTTAAACTTACTTGGTGAAGTTGACTACCGACAGCGACTGCATCAAGTAGAGATCCCAACCTTGCGTCTGTATGGCCGCTTAGATGGGCTGGTTCCGATTCAAGTGGCGGAGGATGTGGCAGCACTGATGCCAAACAGCCAAAGTTATGTGTTTAGCCAATCTTCCCATGCCCCCTTTATGACTGAATTAGAAGAGTTTTGTCAGCAGATCACCCATTTTTGTCACCTAACTCGCTGA
- a CDS encoding ComF family protein — protein sequence MPSTIATDFCGECLASPPLWRRLYCVGDYAPPLSTYVKQLKFQQQLRQADMLAQLLSNQIALNVEVITYVPLHWRRQWWRGFNQSEWLAKALAKRLNIPCIAMFKRVRATQTQRGMSRSQRQKNLKNAFQLSGLVNYSSVAIVDDVVTTGSTVRQLCKLLLDAGAKSVDIYCICRTPDPVSER from the coding sequence ATGCCGTCGACAATAGCGACCGACTTTTGCGGCGAATGTTTAGCGTCGCCGCCACTTTGGCGCAGGCTTTATTGTGTGGGTGATTACGCACCGCCGCTATCGACTTACGTAAAGCAATTGAAATTTCAACAGCAACTACGCCAAGCTGATATGTTGGCGCAGTTGTTATCGAATCAGATTGCTTTGAATGTGGAAGTGATTACTTATGTGCCTTTGCATTGGCGCCGACAATGGTGGCGGGGATTCAACCAAAGTGAATGGTTGGCTAAGGCATTGGCTAAGCGACTAAATATACCCTGCATTGCAATGTTTAAACGGGTGAGAGCGACACAAACACAGCGAGGGATGAGCCGTTCTCAGCGTCAAAAAAATCTCAAAAATGCCTTCCAATTGAGTGGATTGGTGAACTACTCCAGTGTGGCAATTGTTGATGATGTGGTAACGACAGGCAGTACGGTGCGGCAATTGTGTAAATTATTGCTTGATGCAGGAGCCAAAAGCGTTGATATTTATTGTATTTGCCGCACTCCTGATCCGGTTAGCGAACGATAA
- the lysA gene encoding ornithine/lysine decarboxylase DokD: MSDFEMNNFNLQREKIIDTDRRFKTINNKLHFEGVELESLAKKYGTPLYVYSEHEIVRNIREIAAAFSAHKNTKTFFASKACSVMSVLKAIKDAGIYAEANSMYEVRKCLEVGFPGSQIVFNGVVKKPVDLEFAIANDLYLINVDSIYELDHIDAISRRLEKVANVCVRVEPNVPSATHAELVTAYHAKSGLDLEQAEETCRRILEMPFVSLKGLHMHVGDQVPEAEPFAKATKVMVDECRRLEEKLGIQFELINVGGGIPTPYKYDEENGNPLEDNMYAGITSQDFADAIISEVHKWREDIAIVIEPGRKVVGSAAVLLTEVSCEKTKTFYDLDGNVEQLVDWTFVDAGYSQLSDSQHFSWFFYVFNASKVAAKHDKYVKLAGPLCDGGDYFHVGVKDEFFAVPHDTEIGDVMVFLDAGAYTIESQTVYNNRPRTAVVMIDKDGTDRLIRREDTYEDIVGQDIY, encoded by the coding sequence ATGTCTGATTTTGAAATGAACAACTTCAACCTTCAACGCGAAAAAATTATCGACACTGACCGTCGATTTAAAACTATCAATAACAAGCTTCATTTCGAAGGCGTAGAACTAGAATCGCTGGCTAAAAAATACGGTACACCTCTATATGTTTACTCTGAGCATGAGATCGTCCGTAATATTCGTGAAATTGCTGCTGCATTCTCTGCGCACAAAAATACAAAAACCTTCTTTGCATCAAAAGCATGCTCTGTAATGTCAGTACTAAAAGCAATTAAAGACGCTGGCATTTACGCAGAAGCAAACTCTATGTACGAAGTACGCAAATGCCTTGAAGTTGGCTTTCCAGGTTCACAAATCGTATTCAACGGCGTAGTTAAAAAGCCTGTAGATCTAGAGTTCGCAATCGCAAACGACCTATACCTAATCAACGTAGATAGTATTTACGAGTTAGACCATATCGATGCAATTTCTCGTCGCCTAGAAAAAGTAGCTAACGTGTGTGTGCGCGTTGAACCTAACGTACCATCAGCCACTCACGCTGAACTTGTGACCGCTTACCACGCAAAATCCGGTCTAGACCTAGAACAAGCAGAAGAGACTTGTCGTCGTATTCTGGAAATGCCTTTTGTTTCTCTAAAAGGTCTACACATGCACGTAGGCGACCAAGTACCAGAAGCTGAACCATTTGCTAAAGCAACTAAAGTTATGGTGGACGAGTGTCGTCGCTTAGAAGAAAAACTAGGCATCCAATTCGAACTAATTAACGTTGGTGGTGGTATCCCAACACCATACAAGTACGACGAAGAAAACGGCAACCCACTAGAAGACAACATGTACGCAGGTATCACGTCGCAAGACTTTGCTGACGCTATCATTTCTGAAGTACACAAATGGCGCGAGGATATCGCAATCGTCATTGAACCAGGCCGTAAAGTTGTAGGTTCTGCCGCAGTTCTTCTTACTGAAGTTTCATGTGAAAAAACCAAAACTTTCTACGATTTAGACGGCAACGTTGAACAACTAGTTGATTGGACATTCGTTGATGCTGGTTACAGCCAACTGTCTGATAGCCAACACTTTAGCTGGTTCTTCTACGTATTCAATGCATCAAAAGTAGCAGCGAAGCACGACAAATACGTGAAACTAGCAGGTCCTCTATGTGATGGTGGTGACTACTTCCACGTTGGTGTTAAAGATGAGTTCTTTGCCGTACCTCACGACACTGAAATTGGCGATGTAATGGTATTCCTAGATGCTGGTGCATACACCATCGAAAGCCAAACTGTATACAACAACCGTCCTCGTACAGCCGTTGTGATGATTGATAAAGATGGCACTGACCGTCTAATCCGTCGAGAAGACACTTATGAAGACATCGTAGGTCAAGATATCTACTAA
- the nudE gene encoding ADP compounds hydrolase NudE: protein MSRKTLPEILAKQTVAQSRLFTIESLDLRFSNGEERTYERMRPSGRNAVMIVPVTAQGDLLLVREYAAGTERYELGFPKGLIDAGESALEAANRELKEEIGFGAQQIVPLKEVVLAPSYFSSKMTLFVAQDLYPEQLEGDEPEPLELVRWPLAQAEELLTHLDFSEARSITALMLALKYLKS, encoded by the coding sequence GTGAGCAGAAAGACGCTACCAGAGATTCTGGCAAAGCAGACAGTAGCCCAGTCGCGATTGTTTACTATCGAATCGTTGGATCTTCGTTTTAGTAACGGTGAAGAGCGTACCTATGAACGTATGCGTCCGAGTGGTCGCAATGCAGTGATGATTGTACCCGTGACTGCACAAGGTGATTTACTGTTAGTGCGTGAATACGCAGCAGGTACTGAGCGTTATGAGTTAGGCTTTCCTAAAGGATTAATTGATGCTGGGGAAAGCGCGCTAGAAGCTGCAAACCGTGAGTTGAAAGAAGAGATCGGTTTTGGTGCTCAACAGATAGTGCCATTAAAAGAAGTGGTGTTAGCACCATCTTATTTTTCCAGCAAAATGACCCTGTTTGTTGCTCAAGATCTTTACCCTGAGCAGTTAGAGGGGGATGAACCTGAACCTCTAGAGTTGGTTCGCTGGCCACTGGCTCAAGCTGAAGAACTATTAACGCACCTCGACTTTAGTGAGGCGCGCAGTATTACCGCATTGATGCTTGCTCTTAAATACTTAAAATCATAA
- the envZ gene encoding two-component system sensor histidine kinase EnvZ, producing MRFRSSFTQSLLLFVTLLIASQVYSYYAVFNYALLPSLQQFNKILSYEINLMLDDSDTTENALAMDAPTRRQVLERLGVTIHAKDSEIAERYHNAISIDLMSEEMTQELGIPTDVRMAQGEESYVLWLNIEALPDSLIRIPLSELQEEDFAPLFRNSLLMALLIIAGGWLFMRLQNRPLLALEKVAKGVGRGEIPPPLPEKGSTEIRSVTRAFNQMSKGIQALEEDRALLMAGISHDLRTPLTRIRLATEMMSPEDSYLAEGIISDTEECNEIISQFMDYLKPVNKQSFTEVDLNDIAQDLAQSEGNGDHVEIETQLANLKPAFGSPIAIKRAVSNLVVNAVRYGNGWVKVSTGMTADNKLCWICIEDNGPGIAKDEVAKLFEPFTRGDTARGSEGTGLGLAIVKRIVSQHSGSVVVNNRGEGGLKVQVSFPVIK from the coding sequence ATGCGTTTTCGCAGCTCCTTTACTCAGTCGTTACTGCTGTTTGTTACCTTGCTGATCGCCAGTCAGGTTTACTCATATTACGCAGTCTTCAACTACGCTCTGCTTCCCAGCCTGCAACAGTTCAACAAGATTCTAAGCTACGAAATCAATTTGATGCTGGACGATTCCGATACAACGGAAAATGCACTGGCGATGGATGCCCCGACGAGACGCCAAGTGTTAGAGCGTCTTGGTGTCACCATCCATGCCAAAGATAGTGAGATCGCCGAGCGGTATCACAATGCCATCAGCATTGACTTAATGAGCGAGGAAATGACCCAAGAACTTGGCATTCCAACAGATGTGCGTATGGCGCAGGGTGAAGAGAGTTACGTATTATGGCTCAATATAGAAGCGCTACCAGATTCGCTGATCCGTATCCCGCTCTCTGAACTGCAAGAAGAAGATTTTGCTCCACTGTTTCGCAATAGCTTGCTAATGGCCTTACTGATTATTGCTGGCGGTTGGCTGTTTATGCGTTTGCAAAACCGACCATTGTTGGCACTAGAGAAAGTGGCTAAAGGTGTAGGACGCGGTGAAATTCCACCGCCACTGCCAGAAAAAGGCTCAACGGAGATTCGCTCAGTCACTCGGGCTTTTAATCAGATGTCAAAAGGCATTCAAGCGTTGGAAGAAGATCGCGCATTGCTTATGGCAGGTATCAGCCACGATTTGCGCACCCCTCTCACCCGCATTCGCCTCGCCACAGAGATGATGTCCCCAGAAGATAGTTACTTAGCGGAAGGCATTATCAGCGATACTGAAGAGTGTAATGAGATCATCAGCCAGTTTATGGACTACCTAAAACCGGTCAACAAGCAATCATTTACTGAAGTCGACTTGAATGATATTGCACAAGACTTGGCTCAGTCAGAAGGCAATGGCGACCATGTTGAGATCGAGACACAACTAGCCAACCTCAAACCAGCATTTGGCAGCCCTATCGCCATCAAACGCGCAGTCAGTAACCTTGTGGTCAACGCAGTGCGCTATGGTAATGGGTGGGTCAAAGTATCAACCGGTATGACAGCAGACAACAAGCTATGCTGGATCTGTATTGAAGATAATGGGCCGGGGATTGCAAAAGATGAAGTTGCCAAGTTATTTGAACCATTCACCCGGGGGGATACCGCGCGCGGCAGTGAAGGCACTGGCTTAGGGCTCGCAATAGTCAAACGTATCGTTAGTCAGCATAGTGGCTCGGTTGTGGTCAATAACCGTGGTGAAGGCGGCTTAAAAGTCCAAGTGAGCTTTCCTGTCATCAAGTAA
- the greB gene encoding transcription elongation factor GreB, with translation MKTNLITREGYDRLKQELDFLWREERPEVTKKVTWAASLGDRSENADYQYNKKRLREIDRRVRYLRKRLEQVKVVDYSPQQEGKVFFGAWVEIENEQGDTKSFRIVGPDEIYGDAKNYISIDSPMARALLKKEVDDEFTVKTPEGYKEWFVNQIRYHK, from the coding sequence GTGAAAACCAACCTAATCACACGCGAAGGCTATGACCGTCTCAAGCAAGAACTTGATTTTTTGTGGCGAGAAGAGCGTCCAGAAGTGACCAAGAAAGTGACTTGGGCTGCCAGTTTAGGCGATCGTAGTGAAAATGCGGACTACCAGTACAACAAGAAACGGTTGCGAGAAATAGATCGCCGAGTGCGCTATCTACGCAAACGCCTTGAACAAGTTAAAGTGGTGGATTACTCCCCGCAGCAAGAGGGCAAAGTCTTCTTTGGCGCGTGGGTGGAAATTGAAAATGAGCAGGGAGACACTAAGTCTTTTCGTATCGTCGGGCCTGATGAAATCTATGGTGATGCCAAGAACTACATCTCGATTGATTCGCCAATGGCACGTGCACTGCTTAAAAAAGAAGTGGATGACGAATTTACCGTGAAAACCCCAGAGGGTTACAAAGAATGGTTCGTGAACCAGATTCGATACCACAAGTAA